One window of the Methanosarcinales archaeon genome contains the following:
- a CDS encoding Fic family protein produces the protein MKIPEKPPLSEIKANEINEICNYLRNETFRQSFSDIYNRYLYWSELKHKEISQQINPEILWKITKTQRNSHPEIIKLSDLEGFEFKYNLTPYINQKLHHFDLNLGGNLEGNIIPKDEKKQYLINSIMEEAIASSQIEGAVTTREYAKSMLRKGRKPKNISEQMILNNYNTIKKIKPLINKKLDSELILEIHTSIAKDTLEDPSNEGKYRAANDISVVDLTGNVVYHPPDYKKIEQLMDDFCNFANESDETRFIHPMIRAIILHFLIGYIHPFVDGNGRTARAIFYWYLLSRDYWLIEYMSISRIIINSRTQYAKAYLYTELDENDLTYFINYQLKTIDLAFNNLKKYINNKIQEKRDLYDFRIIKDINERQIYILKFIFDDPKFSFTIKEIQNRFNTAYETARKDIIYLEKLGLLEKTTSGKKKLVYYRSQKFDDIILKLIK, from the coding sequence ATGAAAATTCCAGAGAAACCACCTTTATCAGAAATTAAAGCAAACGAAATTAATGAGATTTGTAATTATTTAAGAAATGAAACATTTAGACAGTCATTCTCAGATATTTATAATAGATATTTATATTGGTCAGAATTAAAACATAAGGAAATTTCCCAACAGATCAATCCTGAAATATTATGGAAAATCACCAAAACACAAAGAAACTCCCATCCTGAAATAATTAAATTAAGTGACCTTGAAGGATTTGAATTTAAATATAATTTAACTCCTTATATCAACCAAAAACTTCACCATTTTGATCTTAATTTAGGGGGAAATCTAGAAGGAAATATTATCCCAAAGGATGAGAAAAAGCAATATTTAATTAATTCAATTATGGAAGAAGCAATTGCTTCAAGTCAAATAGAAGGAGCTGTCACTACCAGAGAATATGCCAAATCGATGTTGAGAAAGGGTAGAAAACCAAAAAACATATCTGAACAAATGATTCTTAACAATTATAATACAATTAAAAAAATAAAACCATTAATAAATAAAAAACTTGATTCTGAACTAATACTTGAAATTCATACTTCAATTGCCAAAGACACTTTGGAAGATCCAAGTAACGAAGGTAAATATAGAGCTGCAAATGACATATCTGTAGTGGATTTAACAGGGAATGTTGTTTACCATCCCCCGGACTATAAAAAAATAGAACAATTAATGGACGATTTTTGTAATTTTGCAAATGAAAGTGATGAGACCAGATTTATTCATCCAATGATAAGAGCCATTATATTGCATTTTCTAATTGGGTATATCCACCCTTTTGTAGATGGAAATGGAAGAACGGCAAGAGCAATTTTTTATTGGTATTTGCTTTCAAGAGATTACTGGTTAATAGAGTATATGTCTATTTCAAGAATAATTATTAATTCACGCACACAATATGCAAAAGCATATTTATACACTGAACTTGATGAAAATGATTTAACCTATTTTATAAATTATCAGCTAAAAACAATAGACTTAGCCTTTAACAATCTTAAAAAGTATATAAATAATAAAATTCAGGAAAAACGGGATCTATATGATTTTAGGATAATTAAAGACATAAATGAAAGACAAATATATATTTTAAAATTTATTTTTGATGACCCTAAGTTTTCATTTACAATAAAAGAGATACAAAATAGGTTCAATACTGCTTATGAAACGGCTAGAAAAGATATTATTTATTTAGAAAAATTGGGGCTTTTAGAAAAAACTACCTCTGGAAAAAAGAAATTAGTTTATTACAGATCACAAAAATTTGACGACATTATTCTAAAATTAATAAAATAG
- a CDS encoding dodecin domain-containing protein: protein MGFVKIIETVGSSPTSWEEALQSAVDDASNLPIFKSKGNITKVNVKNFDVEVEDNKISLFKCRVEIFLE, encoded by the coding sequence ATGGGATTTGTAAAAATAATCGAAACAGTGGGATCGTCTCCCACAAGCTGGGAGGAAGCTTTACAATCTGCAGTGGATGATGCATCGAACCTTCCCATATTTAAGAGTAAAGGGAATATCACAAAGGTCAATGTGAAGAACTTTGATGTTGAAGTGGAAGATAATAAGATATCATTGTTCAAGTGCAGGGTAGAGATATTCCTGGAGTAA
- a CDS encoding formylmethanofuran dehydrogenase, whose protein sequence is METISLELSAKVDNLCDYSFNFHWQDQKLDPASVIPHQKGSSHTYQDLVDALKTGNDVHIKGDVGARFAHSMGADLKHFGGTGKPEPAGRVFVDGDVGVEAGMGMVSGILYINGTIEQPRGNIVEVGSDTEGYRKYRSITDVMCNGLDDARLIHNSLVDATLIIKDKIIRGTIGARMDCRGTVIVEGDAYNGTGLLMRRGTVYIKGCAGMNTGSRLDGGTVVVSDKIDEFAGAYMKSGNLIFNDAKGYIGAGMTGGAIFSKKKVSVNPPVTSGKKSSENNTMLRRVLDIGRLEAMQYHKYEVGPKKQEYAKVRMRDGSVIMRKV, encoded by the coding sequence ATGGAAACCATCAGTCTGGAACTATCAGCAAAGGTGGATAACCTGTGCGACTATTCATTCAATTTTCACTGGCAGGACCAGAAGCTTGACCCTGCATCAGTTATCCCTCATCAAAAGGGCAGTTCTCATACATACCAGGACCTGGTGGATGCACTGAAAACTGGTAACGATGTGCACATCAAAGGAGATGTGGGGGCCAGGTTCGCCCACAGTATGGGCGCTGACCTGAAACATTTTGGCGGTACCGGAAAGCCTGAGCCTGCAGGTAGGGTGTTCGTTGATGGGGATGTGGGTGTTGAGGCAGGTATGGGTATGGTTTCAGGCATTCTCTACATCAATGGAACTATTGAACAGCCAAGGGGTAATATTGTGGAAGTAGGATCTGACACAGAAGGATACAGGAAATATCGATCAATAACTGACGTCATGTGCAATGGGCTGGATGATGCCAGACTGATCCACAATTCTCTGGTTGATGCAACCCTGATCATCAAGGATAAAATAATTCGTGGAACCATTGGTGCCCGCATGGATTGTAGGGGTACCGTGATAGTCGAAGGAGATGCCTATAACGGTACCGGTCTGTTAATGCGAAGAGGGACTGTGTACATTAAAGGTTGTGCTGGCATGAATACGGGTTCAAGGCTGGACGGTGGTACAGTAGTGGTCAGCGATAAAATTGATGAATTCGCAGGTGCATACATGAAATCCGGGAATTTGATTTTCAATGACGCAAAAGGATATATTGGTGCTGGTATGACCGGAGGTGCTATTTTTTCAAAAAAAAAAGTGTCGGTAAACCCTCCTGTCACGTCAGGTAAGAAGAGCAGTGAAAACAATACAATGCTTCGCAGGGTGCTGGACATTGGTCGTTTGGAAGCCATGCAGTACCACAAATATGAAGTGGGACCCAAAAAGCAGGAATATGCTAAAGTGCGCATGCGTGACGGTTCTGTGATAATGAGAAAAGTATAA
- a CDS encoding PIN domain-containing protein, with protein sequence MFLDTSIIIEIFRSGKSSKQFEEIYYQIKDEPLFISIIQVGEISDWCLKNDIDPVKRILKLKHILNTIPLSETICLEGSQIKHDMRNREISKFSLMDGIILASARSINQKLLSTDNDFRKTSDVIIL encoded by the coding sequence ATGTTCCTCGATACTTCGATTATCATAGAGATTTTTCGTTCAGGAAAAAGCAGTAAACAATTTGAGGAGATATACTATCAAATAAAGGATGAGCCATTATTCATTTCAATCATTCAGGTAGGAGAGATATCAGATTGGTGTTTGAAAAATGATATTGATCCTGTAAAACGCATATTAAAATTGAAACATATCCTAAACACCATCCCATTAAGTGAAACAATATGTCTTGAAGGGTCACAAATCAAACACGATATGCGAAATAGGGAAATATCCAAATTCAGTTTAATGGATGGGATTATCCTGGCCAGTGCGAGGTCAATTAACCAAAAACTTCTTTCCACTGACAATGATTTTCGAAAAACCAGTGATGTTATAATATTGTAA
- a CDS encoding FtrB, producing MEDIETEIYEWAKQNAEEHGYKLNPDYDIVAIAIKGMANNKKKYGEQYCSCREITGNKQEDRKIICPCVYRTREIEQRGACKCALYVK from the coding sequence ATGGAAGATATTGAAACCGAGATATATGAATGGGCAAAACAGAATGCAGAAGAACACGGGTATAAGCTGAATCCGGATTATGATATTGTAGCTATTGCAATAAAAGGAATGGCCAATAATAAGAAAAAGTATGGGGAACAATACTGTAGTTGTCGGGAGATCACAGGCAATAAACAAGAGGATCGTAAGATCATCTGTCCGTGCGTATACAGAACAAGGGAGATCGAGCAGCGGGGAGCATGTAAATGCGCACTTTACGTTAAATAA
- a CDS encoding flavodoxin domain-containing protein, producing the protein MGDKPKPFELTKGVYWVGVVDWNLRDFHGYVTSKGTTYNAYLIVDEKIALVDTVKSEFSSEMLMRISQIIDPAKIDYVIANHVEMDHSGSLPAVMEVVPNAPIYCTKRGCDGLSLYYHGDGCEDWHFETVETGTELSLGSKTLMFIEATMLHWPDSMHTYLKEDKILLSNDAFGQHIATSKRFNDEVDDVLEDAAEYYANILMPFGQVILKYVDTVGELGIDIDMIAPCHGIIWRDNPARIIEAYGRWARGENKEKVLIIYDTMWGSTYKMANAILEGVKSAGVEVKLLNIRKNDQSKIIKEVLDAPVFFIGSPTLNNGMFPSVGGFLTYLKGLRPRGKKAVAFGSYGWGKGAVKGVESELKAAGFEIIEPGLEIRYRPDEEGLASCRSLGERVANIVKEQMVMG; encoded by the coding sequence ATGGGGGATAAACCAAAACCCTTTGAACTGACTAAGGGTGTCTATTGGGTAGGGGTTGTTGATTGGAACCTCCGTGATTTTCATGGTTATGTCACATCCAAAGGGACCACTTACAATGCATATTTGATCGTAGATGAAAAAATCGCTCTTGTAGACACAGTAAAATCAGAGTTTTCCTCTGAGATGCTTATGCGCATAAGCCAGATCATAGACCCTGCAAAGATCGACTACGTGATAGCTAACCATGTTGAAATGGACCATTCAGGATCACTTCCCGCAGTCATGGAAGTCGTCCCAAATGCACCCATATACTGCACAAAACGGGGATGTGACGGCCTGAGCCTGTATTACCATGGTGACGGATGTGAGGATTGGCACTTTGAAACGGTAGAAACAGGGACTGAATTGAGTCTGGGCAGCAAGACGTTGATGTTCATCGAAGCAACCATGCTCCACTGGCCCGACAGTATGCACACCTATCTCAAGGAAGATAAGATCCTGCTCTCCAATGACGCATTCGGGCAGCATATTGCTACTTCAAAGAGGTTCAACGATGAAGTGGATGACGTGCTTGAGGATGCTGCTGAATATTATGCTAATATCCTGATGCCTTTCGGCCAGGTCATCCTGAAATACGTCGATACTGTGGGAGAACTGGGCATCGATATAGATATGATCGCACCCTGCCACGGCATTATTTGGCGGGATAATCCTGCCCGGATCATAGAAGCATACGGACGCTGGGCAAGGGGAGAGAACAAAGAGAAGGTGCTGATCATCTACGATACCATGTGGGGCAGCACCTACAAAATGGCAAATGCAATACTGGAAGGGGTAAAGTCGGCCGGTGTCGAAGTAAAATTACTGAACATCAGGAAGAATGATCAGAGCAAGATCATAAAAGAAGTACTTGACGCGCCTGTGTTCTTTATCGGTTCGCCCACTTTGAACAATGGAATGTTTCCTTCAGTTGGTGGATTTTTAACATATCTTAAAGGACTGCGACCCAGAGGAAAGAAAGCTGTAGCCTTCGGATCTTATGGCTGGGGAAAAGGAGCTGTTAAGGGGGTTGAATCAGAATTAAAAGCCGCTGGTTTCGAGATAATCGAACCTGGATTGGAGATACGATACCGGCCCGATGAGGAGGGACTTGCATCCTGCAGATCTCTGGGGGAGCGGGTAGCTAATATTGTAAAAGAACAGATGGTGATGGGGTGA
- a CDS encoding ferritin family protein, which produces MADIEEMMENLKTVDDAINLALTIENQGLKFYSEKANTAVSILAKELFTYLAAEEAKHIEYLNNFGKTGNASSIRNVDPADFTSSFEMEFTGAKPGEMDVLMGALGFEQKNENFYNKLAVRAEDPDQKEFFTIMTSFEHKHLELIDGFIDAATQFRMQT; this is translated from the coding sequence ATGGCAGACATAGAAGAGATGATGGAAAATCTAAAAACAGTTGATGATGCAATCAACCTGGCACTGACTATCGAAAATCAGGGACTAAAATTCTATTCAGAAAAAGCAAATACCGCGGTAAGTATTCTAGCTAAGGAACTGTTTACATATCTGGCAGCAGAAGAAGCTAAACATATCGAATACCTTAATAATTTTGGAAAAACAGGTAATGCATCTTCAATAAGAAATGTTGATCCAGCTGATTTCACCTCATCTTTTGAGATGGAATTTACCGGTGCAAAACCTGGTGAGATGGATGTATTAATGGGAGCCTTAGGGTTTGAACAAAAAAATGAGAACTTCTATAATAAGCTGGCAGTACGGGCCGAAGACCCTGACCAGAAAGAATTCTTTACCATAATGACTTCGTTTGAACACAAACATCTTGAACTGATTGATGGTTTTATTGACGCTGCGACCCAGTTCAGAATGCAGACATAA
- a CDS encoding 4Fe-4S binding protein → MVKRTIVTIDEDKCTGCGKCVAPCAEGAIQIIDGKARVMSEDLCDGMGYCIGICPEGAMAVEERETVEFDEEKAEAQPKKSDISIKCFNCNKGENEVYLLPLRHEMKSEWVCTRCLPMLIHG, encoded by the coding sequence ATGGTAAAGAGAACTATCGTAACAATAGATGAGGACAAATGTACAGGTTGCGGAAAGTGCGTTGCACCATGCGCAGAAGGAGCCATACAGATAATTGACGGGAAGGCCAGGGTAATGTCAGAGGACCTGTGCGACGGTATGGGTTATTGCATTGGCATCTGTCCTGAAGGAGCAATGGCTGTAGAGGAGCGTGAAACTGTGGAATTTGATGAGGAGAAGGCTGAAGCACAACCTAAAAAGTCAGACATATCCATCAAATGTTTCAACTGCAACAAAGGCGAGAACGAGGTGTACCTGCTTCCACTGCGCCATGAGATGAAGAGCGAATGGGTGTGCACGCGCTGTTTGCCAATGTTGATACACGGTTGA